The Salvelinus fontinalis isolate EN_2023a chromosome 31, ASM2944872v1, whole genome shotgun sequence genome has a window encoding:
- the LOC129829729 gene encoding probable Bax inhibitor 1 yields the protein MNVFDRSIKLDVLLKFSQISQSTQLHLKNVYSSLAVCMFVAAAGSYVHVVTRLFQGGLLTLLGSLGMVVWLSMTPHNPETEKKRLAILAGFAFFTGVGLGPAMDFVIIINPSIIVTAFLGTSIIFVCFTLSALFAKRRSFLFLGGTLMSGLSVLFLVSVVNMFFGSAILFKAHMYLGLVIMCGFVLFDTQLIIEKAENGDKDYIWHCVDLFLDFVTIFRKLMILLAMNEKDKKKEKK from the exons TTCCCAATCTACCCAGTTACACCTGAAGAATGTCTACTCCAGTTTGGCAGTTTGCATGTTCGTGGCTGCAGCAGGCTCCTACGTCCATGTTGTCACACGGCTCTTTCAG GGTGGTTTGCTGACTCTTCTGGGTTCCCTGGGCATGGTGGTTTGGTTGTCCATGACACCACACAACCCAGAGACCGAGAAGAAGAGACTGGCTATCCTTGCAGGGTTTGCTTTCTTCACAG GTGTTGGTCTTGGACCAGCAATGGACTTTGTCATCATCATTAACCCAAG CATCATTGTGACAGCCTTCCTTGGAACCTCAATCATCTTTGTCTGCTTCACTCTCAGTGCCCTGTTTGCAAAGCGCAGGAGCTTCCTCTTCCTAGGAG GTACTCTGATGTCTGGTTTGTCTGTCTTGTTCCTGGTGTCTGTGGTGAACATGTTCTTTGGATCAGCGATACTCTTCAAG GCTCACATGTACCTGGGGCTGGTCATTATGTGTGGCTTTGTTCTGTTCGACACTCAGCTCATCATTGAGAAAGCAGAGAATGGAGACAAGGACTACATCTG GCATTGCGTGGACCTGTTCCTCGACTTTGTGACCATTTTTAGAAAACTCATGATTCTCCTTGCCATGAATGAGAAG GACAAGAAGAAAGAAAAGAAGTAG